A window of Methylobacterium bullatum genomic DNA:
TCGGCGCCTATACGGCCGGCGCCATCGCGGCCATCGCCTTCGACAGGCAGGAAGCGGCAGTGGACGGCAATGTCGAGCGGGTGGTGACCCGGCTCTTCGCCATCGAGACGCCGATCCCCGCCGTGCGCCCCGAGATCCGACGGCTGACGAAGAGCCTCGTGCCGGTGGAACGGCCAGGCGACTTCGCTCAGGCGCTGATGGATCTCGGCTCGACCATCTGCACGCCGAAGCGACCGGCCTGCGCCCTCTGCCCCTGGATGGCACCCTGTGAAGCCCGCACCCTAGGGCTGCAGGAAACGTTTCCACGCAAGGTCAAGAAGACGAAGGGCGTCGAGCGCTATGGCGCCGCCTTCGTAGCGATCCGGAGCGGCGACGAGGCCGTATTGCTGCGGACCCGCCCCCCCGAGGGGCTGCTCGGTGCCATGGCGGAGCCTCCGACCAGCGCATGGGAGAGCGGTTACGACGTCGCCCAGGCCCTGCTCGACGCTCCGTTGGACGCGCGATGGAAGCGGCTGCCGGGCGTGGTGCGTCACGTCTTCACGCATTTCCCCCTGGAACTGACCGTCTTCGTCGCCCGCGTCGGCCTCGCTACGAAGGCACCGGCCGGCATGCGCTTCACGCCCAGGCGCGACCTCGAGGAGGAACCGTTGCCCGGCGTCATGAAGAAGGTGCTGGCCCATGCGTTCGATCCGAAGCCCGAGGCCGTGAAGCGTGGACGGCCGAAGGCCATGCGGGCGGTCCAGGACACGCCACTCTTCGCAGAAGTCGAGGCTCCGCCGCCCGAGCCGGCCCCGAGCTTTCGCCCAGTACCCAAGCCGGTGCCGCGCGCGGTGGCAAAACCGCCGATCGAGGACGGGGAGGGGTTTTTCGGGGAGCCGGAGGAAGCGCCCCCGCCTATGGCGCCGCGCAAGCGCGGCAGGCCGAAAACGCGTCCTCGATAGGACGAGCGCGAACCCTCCCCCTGCGGGAGAAGTCGGCTCGCGTCCGATCTTCCCACCTTTGAAAGACCTAGGCGGCCGACCCCATCGCGGCCCGCATCCGGCCCCGGAACACGTCGATCAGGACGCGCTTGCCGTCGCGCTCGGCGTGCCAGAAATCCCAGCCGTTGCAGGAGGGGAAGCCCTGGACGAGGGCGCCGATCTTGTGGATCGAACCCATGGCCGGCCCGACCATCAGCGTCCCGTCGGGACGCACCACGGCTTCGTGGCGACCGCGCGCATCGGTGAGGATCTCGCCCGCGCGGATATGGCCGGCCTCGATCACACTGAGGAAGGCGACACGGGGCTCGGCGCGCTTGGTCGGTGCGACGAGAAGGGCAGCCTTGGACAGAGGCTCCACGGCGTCGATCCGGGCGCGGGCCGCCTCGGCATAGACCGTCTCGCGCTCGATGCCGATGAAGCGCCGGCCGAGCCGCTTGGCGACGGCCCCGGTGGTACCCGTGCCGAAGAACGGGTCGAGCACCACATCGCCAGCATTCGTCGCCGAGAGCAGGGTCCGGGCGAGCAGGGCTTCGGGCTTCTGGGTCGGGTGGACCTTCTGGCCGTCGGCGCCCTTGAGGCGCTCGTCGCCGGTGCAGAGTGGAATGAACCAGTCCGAACGCATCTGGACGTCGTCGTTGCCGCCCTTCAGCGCCTCGTAATGGAAGGTGTAGCTCTTCGCCTCCGCCGAGCGGGAGGCCCAGATCAGGGTTTCGTGGGCATTGGTGAAGCGCTTGCCGCGGAAGTTCGGCATCGGGTTGGCTTTCCGCCAGACGATGTCGTTGAGGATCCAGAACCCGAGGTCCTGAAGCACCGAGCCGACGCGAAAAATGTTGTGGTAGGAGCCGATGACCCAGAGGGTGGCGTTCGGCTTCATCACCCGGCGGGCCGCGGTGAGCCAGGCACGGGTGAACTCGTCATAGGCAGCGAAGCTCGAGAACTGGTCCCAGGCGTCGTCGACGGCGTCGACCCGGCTCTGGTCGGGCCGCAACAGCGAGCCGTCACCGAGTTGGAGATTGTAGGGCGGGTCGGCAAAGACGCAGTCGACGCTTGCCGCCGGAAGGGCGTTCATGGCGGCGATGCAATCCCCGACGAGGATTTCGTCGAGAGGAAGACGCTGGGCGGCGGGTACGAGACCCATCCGCGGCGCCGACACGAGTCGCCCGGTACGCGAGACACTTTTCCGGGCGACGGTGTCGGCAACCGCGGTACGCAGGGAAGCCATGGCAAACACCGGTTACGCGACTGACCGGCAGACCATGGGGCCGTTAACGTAAAGGGCAGGTTGCCGGGGTGCAGACAATGCGTCTCAATTTGGGGCTGCAGATTTTGCCTACCCGCTCCAATACTGATGAATTTCCACTTCTTGCTTGATCGGTTTAACTATCCGTTCACCCTGAAATCACAGTCGAACGTATTTGAAGCAGCCGATCTCGCGTTCGACTTGGAGGCTCGTCCGAGCTCGTCGCGGATGCCTTCAGCCCATACGCAACCCATCGGCAATCATTGCGGAACCGTCAGGGTCACGGGCGACGCGCGTCTCCCATGCGCCGCACGCCGGGTTGCGGCGATGTCTCGCCATCGATGTGGCGGGGCTGTGGAGGCGTCGGAGAACGGGACCAAACCTGTCAACGACCGCCTCCATCCGCTCTCAATATAGAATTTCAGCACGCGACCGATTTGCAATATCTTTAGATTTTATTCACACATCCTGAGCCTGCAGAAGGCTAATGAAGGCAGGTCCTGCCACATTCTACTGATCTCATTTCAGCCTTCATTGGCTCTATGTTCCGCGGCCTCTGCAACAACAAAGGGAATGCGGATGAATATGAAGCCTGTTCGTTGGACCGCTGCCGCTATTGGAACCGCCATGTCTCTCGCCGCCCTCAGTGCACCGGCCGCCGCCCAATCCGGCGCGGCCTCCTGGTACGGCAGCGGCCGTAAGACGGCGAATGGCGAACGCTTCAATCCGAATGGGATGACCGCCGCCCATCGCAGCCTGCCGTTCGGCACCCGTGTCCGGGTCGAGAACAAGCGCAACGGCCGCTCGGTGGTGGTGCGCATCAACGATCGCGGGCCTTTCGTGCATGGCCGGATCATCGATCTCGCCAAGGGCTCTGCCCGGGCGCTCGGCATGGGCGGCACGACCTACGTCTCGCTCAAGGTCGTGAACTGATGCGGAACTCGTGACATCATCGGCATGCCGGAGGATGGCCGTGCCGGGGCGCGACGACGGCCGGCATGCCTCATCTTCCTGATGTCGCATGGTGATTCCGCGCGAGGCGGGTTTTACTGCCGCGCTTGATCGACTAAGGGGCCGGTCGCCGTTGCATGGATGGCGATCGGCCCCATCTTGACGGCTGGATGCGTGTTTGAGGATAGTTCCCCCCATGGCAAAGCCCCTGATCGTCGAGATTCCCCACGAAATCGGCCCCGTCGAGGCGAAACGGCGGATCTCGAATGGGCTGGACAAGGCCAAGGCGGCCTGCGCCAAGGCCGGGATCAATGTCGAGCACATGACCTGGACAGACGACCGTCTGAACTTCGCCATGTCCGCCATGGGTCAGAAGGTGGACGGCGAGGTCGACGTCCTTCCCGAGACGGTCCGTATCGAGGTGCGCCTGCCGATGCTGCTGGCCCTGTTCGCCGAGCGGATGAAGAAGATCATCGGCAAGGAAGGCAACCAGCTTCTGATCAAGAAGGGCTGAGGAGCGCGCTTAGGGGAACGGCAACGGGCACTAGCCCGTTTCCAGCCTTCTCCCGAAACCTCGCGAGCAGGTGGCGTCGTCCATGTCGAATCCAGGCCCCATAGATCCCGCGCCCATCCCGGAAGCTCCGGTTCCCGATACGCCCTACGAGGCCCCCCAGACGCCGCCGCCGGCTCCCGGGCCGGATATCCCCGCGTCGACGCCGGCCGAGGCGCCCACAGAGAGCCCGACGGAAATCCCCGTGATCGATCCGAGCCCCGCTCCGGTCTCGCCCGATCCGTCGCCGACCGGCCCGGCCAACCCGACGATGTAGCCTCACGGGCAAAACCGCATTTGTTCGGGAGCGGCTACGCTGCCATAAGCCCGCATCATGGCCGCTCCCCCGCTTCTCACCCTCCAGAACGTCGCACTCACCTTCGGCGGCACTCCGCTGATCGAACAGGCGGATCTCGCGATCTCTCCCGGCGAACGGACCTGCCTCGTCGGCCGCAACGGTTCGGGCAAGTCGACGCTCATGAAGATCGCCTGCGGTCTCATCGAGCCCGACAAGGGCGTGCGCTTCGTCCAGCCCGGCACCACCATCCGCTACCTCGCACAGGAACCGGATTTCTCGGGGTTCAACACCACGCTCGATTTCGTCGAACACGGCCTCACCCATGGCGACGACGCCTACCGCGCCCGTTACCTGCTGGAGAGCCTGGGCCTGACCGGCGCCGAGAACCCGGCGAGCCTGTCGGGCGGGGAGGGACGGCGCGTGGCCCTGGCTCAGGCACTGGCACCCGAGCCCGACATCCTGCTGCTCGACGAGCCCACCAACCATCTCGACCTGCCGGCCATCGAATGGTTGGAGGCGGAATTGAAGTCCGTGCGCGGCGCGCTCGTTCTCATCAGCCACGACAGGCGCTTCCTATCGGCCCTCTCGAAGACCACCGTCTGGCTCGATCGCGGTATCACGAGGCGGATCGAGCAGGGCTTTTCCACCTTCGAGGCCTGGCGCGACGCGTTCTTCGAGGAGGAGGAGCGCGATCGGCACAAGCTCGATCGCAAGATCGCCGACGAGGAGCATTGGCTGCGCTACGGCGTCACCGCGCGCCGCAAGCGCAACGTCCGGCGGCTCGGCAACCTCCACGCCCTGCGCAAGGACCGCCGGGAGGACCGCCGCCCCGTCGGCACCGCGACGATGACCTCCACCGAAGCGGAGAGTTCGGGCGCCCTGGTGATCGAGGCCAAGAATGCCGCCAAGGCCTATGGTGAGCGCCGCATCGTCGACGATCTCTCGATCCGGGTGATGCGTGGCGACCGGCTCGGCATCGTCGGCGCCAACGGCGCCGGCAAGACCACCCTCATCAACCTGCTCACGGGACAATCGGCACCGGATTCCGGCACCGTCGCCCTGGGCACGAACCTCAAGATGATGCTCCTCGACCAGGCCCGCGCGGTGCTGGAGCCGTCGATGACGGTCACCGAGGTGCTCACCGGCGGCAGCGGCGACAGCGTGGTCGTCGGTGGCGTGAGCCGCCACGTCATCGGCTATCTCAAGGACTTCCTGTTCGCCCCGGAACAGGCCCGGACCCCGGTGAGGGTGCTGTCCGGCGGCGAGCGCAACCGCCTTCTCATCGCCCGGGCCCTGGCCCAGCCCGCGAACCTCCTCGTCCTCGACGAGCCCACCAACGACCTCGATCTCGAGACCCTCGACCTCCTGCAGGAGATGCTGTCCGATTATTCCGGTACGCTGATCCTGGTGAGCCACGACCGTGACTTCCTCGACCGCGTGGTCGGCAGCGTCCTCGTCAGCGAAGGGGAGGGGCGCTGGGTCGAATATGCCGGCGGCTATACCGACATGGTCACCCAGCGCGGCCAGGGCGTCGAGGCGCGCAAGAGCGCCACGGCGCCTCGCCCCGACGGCAAGGTCAAGCCGGGGCGCCTCGCGAGCACGTCCGCGCCCCCGGCGCCCAAGACGAAGATGGGGTTCAAGGACCAGCACGAGCTGAAGACCCTGCCGGAGCGGATCGCGAAGCTGCAGACCG
This region includes:
- the mutY gene encoding Adenine DNA glycosylase; the encoded protein is MSRDFMSPDFTAATGASARGPRATDLLAWYDRHRRVLPWRALPGETPDPYRVWLSEVMLQQTTIAAVKPYFLRFLERFPSVEALAAALEESVMSAWAGLGYYSRARNLHACAKAVAEAGAFPDTLDGLRKLPGIGAYTAGAIAAIAFDRQEAAVDGNVERVVTRLFAIETPIPAVRPEIRRLTKSLVPVERPGDFAQALMDLGSTICTPKRPACALCPWMAPCEARTLGLQETFPRKVKKTKGVERYGAAFVAIRSGDEAVLLRTRPPEGLLGAMAEPPTSAWESGYDVAQALLDAPLDARWKRLPGVVRHVFTHFPLELTVFVARVGLATKAPAGMRFTPRRDLEEEPLPGVMKKVLAHAFDPKPEAVKRGRPKAMRAVQDTPLFAEVEAPPPEPAPSFRPVPKPVPRAVAKPPIEDGEGFFGEPEEAPPPMAPRKRGRPKTRPR
- the dpnA gene encoding Modification methylase DpnIIB, translating into MASLRTAVADTVARKSVSRTGRLVSAPRMGLVPAAQRLPLDEILVGDCIAAMNALPAASVDCVFADPPYNLQLGDGSLLRPDQSRVDAVDDAWDQFSSFAAYDEFTRAWLTAARRVMKPNATLWVIGSYHNIFRVGSVLQDLGFWILNDIVWRKANPMPNFRGKRFTNAHETLIWASRSAEAKSYTFHYEALKGGNDDVQMRSDWFIPLCTGDERLKGADGQKVHPTQKPEALLARTLLSATNAGDVVLDPFFGTGTTGAVAKRLGRRFIGIERETVYAEAARARIDAVEPLSKAALLVAPTKRAEPRVAFLSVIEAGHIRAGEILTDARGRHEAVVRPDGTLMVGPAMGSIHKIGALVQGFPSCNGWDFWHAERDGKRVLIDVFRGRMRAAMGSAA
- a CDS encoding RlpA-like protein gives rise to the protein MSLAALSAPAAAQSGAASWYGSGRKTANGERFNPNGMTAAHRSLPFGTRVRVENKRNGRSVVVRINDRGPFVHGRIIDLAKGSARALGMGGTTYVSLKVVN
- the uup gene encoding ABC transporter ATP-binding protein uup; amino-acid sequence: MAAPPLLTLQNVALTFGGTPLIEQADLAISPGERTCLVGRNGSGKSTLMKIACGLIEPDKGVRFVQPGTTIRYLAQEPDFSGFNTTLDFVEHGLTHGDDAYRARYLLESLGLTGAENPASLSGGEGRRVALAQALAPEPDILLLDEPTNHLDLPAIEWLEAELKSVRGALVLISHDRRFLSALSKTTVWLDRGITRRIEQGFSTFEAWRDAFFEEEERDRHKLDRKIADEEHWLRYGVTARRKRNVRRLGNLHALRKDRREDRRPVGTATMTSTEAESSGALVIEAKNAAKAYGERRIVDDLSIRVMRGDRLGIVGANGAGKTTLINLLTGQSAPDSGTVALGTNLKMMLLDQARAVLEPSMTVTEVLTGGSGDSVVVGGVSRHVIGYLKDFLFAPEQARTPVRVLSGGERNRLLIARALAQPANLLVLDEPTNDLDLETLDLLQEMLSDYSGTLILVSHDRDFLDRVVGSVLVSEGEGRWVEYAGGYTDMVTQRGQGVEARKSATAPRPDGKVKPGRLASTSAPPAPKTKMGFKDQHELKTLPERIAKLQTEIAKIRTVLADPQLYSRNPALFQKASATLATAEADLSAAEDRWLELEMQKEG